The following proteins are encoded in a genomic region of Mobula hypostoma chromosome 23, sMobHyp1.1, whole genome shotgun sequence:
- the med31 gene encoding mediator of RNA polymerase II transcription subunit 31: MAAAPNTLETEEQAKLRFQVELEFVQCLANPNYLNFLAQRGYFRDRTFVNYFKYLLYWKEPEYAKYLKYPQCLHMLELLQYEHFRKELVNAQCAKFIDEQQLLHWQHYSRKRVRLQQALAEQQQQNNASGK, encoded by the exons ATGGCGGCGGCCCCGAATACTTTGGAGACTG AGGAACAGGCAAAGCTGCGTTTCCAGGTGGAGCTGGAGTTTGTTCAGTGTCTGGCAAACCCAAACTACCTGAACT TCCTGGCGCAGCGAGGCTACTTCAGAGACCGCACGTTCGTCAATTACTTCAAGTACCTTCTGTACTGGAAAGAACCGGAGTACGCCAAGTACCTGAA ATACCCCCAGTGCCTGCACATGCTGGAGCTGCTGCAGTACGAGCACTTCCGCAAGGAGCTGGTGAACGCGCAGTGTGCCAAGTTCATCGACGAGCAGCAGCTTCTCCACTGGCAGCACTACTCCCGCAAGCGGGTCAGgctgcagcaggccctggcaGAGCAACAGCAGCAGAACAACGCGTCTGGCAAGTGA
- the LOC134337013 gene encoding sulfurtransferase Alvin_2599-like produces the protein MNPVIWWIRTSFQSVQDLESNHLLERLKQSRNQVLLLDVRSPAEYEVSHLEGAVRVDSETTDMEKTVKELGLADSQVDRDVVCYCTLGYRSSKMAQSLGQFLARDLGQGLSHSQRIYNLEGGLMKWANEGKPIVDSKEQPTQLVHPYSKVWAYLLKPELRAPM, from the exons ATGAACCCTGTAATCTGGTGGATTCGTACCAGCTTTCAGTCAGTGCAGGACCTCGAGTCCAACCACCTACTGGAACGGCTGAAACAGAGCCGGAACCAGGTGTTGCTGCTG GACGTCCGCAGTCCGGCTGAATATGAAGTCAGTCACTTGGAGGGAGCCGTTCGCGTTGACTCAGAGACCACCGACATGGAGAAGACAGTGAAGGAGCTGGGTCTGGCAG ACAGCCAGGTGGACAGGGACGTGGTCTGTTACTGCACATTGGGCTACCGTTCCTCCAAGATGGCCCAGTCCCTGGGGCAGTTCCTGGCCCGTGACTTGGGCCAGGGTCTCAGCCACTCGCAGAGGATCTACAACCTGGAGGGCGGGCTGATGAAGTGGGCCAACGAGGGCAAGCCCATCGTGGACAGCAAGGAGCAGCCCACCCAACTGGTCCACCCATACAGCAAAGTGTGGGCCTACCTCCTGAAGCCAGAGCTCCGGGCCCCGATGTGA